A window of the Streptomyces luomodiensis genome harbors these coding sequences:
- a CDS encoding copper amine oxidase yields MSSLFRRARVLIAAVGLLALWVPGPASAAPARASADAPSCPAAERIDTTLKNGARWQMCWDIDRNTGAVLSDVVYTPNRGTATRVLKSASLAEVHVPYDSGQPRFYDVSAIGFGDLEQGTLTRLGEKDCPTGQLRDVQDTPVLCVEEQPRPFAYKSAVEKGVLHGTDLVVFSVSEIGWYDYITEWRFADDGSITPRSGATGSLSPFQFSDAGSGWPTGVGSTRFSENHSHNIFWRLDFDVDGASENTVEQYDYPGSGTEKRTTERTVLSKETAADLAPTRFWRVVNPAAENTDGHAKSWEIDNHESDQYRGPSETEEFTHHDMYFTQYRECERLAYGNTAPGCAASVDTYTDGERLTDPVAWVSVDFHHVPRDEDQDPMPTHWQGFRIVPRDVTATSQLP; encoded by the coding sequence GTGTCCAGTCTGTTCCGGCGTGCCCGGGTGCTGATCGCCGCGGTGGGATTGCTGGCCCTGTGGGTGCCGGGCCCGGCGTCCGCCGCCCCGGCGAGGGCCTCGGCGGACGCCCCGTCCTGCCCCGCCGCGGAGCGCATCGACACGACGCTGAAGAACGGTGCCCGGTGGCAGATGTGCTGGGACATCGACCGCAACACCGGTGCGGTGCTGAGCGATGTCGTCTACACACCCAACCGCGGCACCGCCACCCGGGTCCTGAAGAGCGCCTCACTGGCCGAGGTCCATGTGCCCTACGACAGCGGTCAGCCGCGTTTCTACGACGTCTCCGCGATCGGCTTCGGCGATCTGGAACAGGGGACGCTCACCCGGCTCGGTGAGAAGGACTGCCCCACCGGGCAGCTGCGCGACGTCCAGGACACCCCGGTGCTGTGCGTCGAGGAGCAGCCCCGGCCGTTCGCGTACAAGAGCGCGGTGGAGAAGGGCGTACTGCACGGCACCGACCTGGTCGTCTTCTCCGTCTCCGAGATCGGCTGGTACGACTACATCACCGAGTGGCGCTTCGCGGACGACGGCTCCATCACGCCCCGCTCGGGCGCCACCGGAAGCCTCTCACCGTTCCAGTTCTCCGACGCGGGCAGCGGCTGGCCGACCGGGGTGGGCTCCACCCGGTTCAGCGAGAACCACTCGCACAACATCTTCTGGCGGCTGGACTTCGACGTCGACGGGGCGTCGGAGAACACCGTGGAGCAGTACGACTACCCGGGCAGCGGTACGGAGAAGCGCACCACCGAACGCACCGTGCTGTCCAAGGAGACCGCCGCGGACCTCGCGCCCACCCGCTTCTGGCGGGTGGTCAACCCCGCCGCCGAGAACACCGACGGCCACGCCAAGTCGTGGGAGATCGACAACCACGAGAGCGATCAGTACCGGGGGCCGAGCGAGACCGAGGAGTTCACCCACCACGACATGTACTTCACGCAGTACCGGGAGTGCGAGCGGCTGGCCTACGGCAACACCGCACCCGGCTGCGCGGCCTCGGTCGACACGTACACCGACGGCGAGCGGCTCACCGACCCGGTCGCCTGGGTCAGCGTCGACTTCCACCATGTGCCCAGGGACGAGGACCAGGACCCCATGCCCACCCACTGGCAGGGGTTCCGGATCGTGCCCCGGGATGTCACGGCCACCAGCCAGCTGCCATGA
- a CDS encoding helix-hairpin-helix domain-containing protein, translated as MSHSITIRCDICGATHSSSAADSVGALRASIVRMSWSRTRWDGRVIDMCGGCGAREMAPAASGRRCGSCEGGELFDVLGHDRIGHRLANALLRAGIDNIELLSSFSARQLRDLDGIGAVSAHHTLNRLHSAPNERRS; from the coding sequence ATGAGTCATTCGATCACCATTAGATGTGACATCTGTGGTGCCACTCATTCCTCTTCCGCGGCCGACAGCGTGGGTGCGCTCCGCGCCTCCATCGTTCGAATGAGCTGGTCCAGGACGCGATGGGATGGCCGGGTGATCGATATGTGCGGTGGGTGCGGGGCCCGGGAAATGGCTCCGGCCGCATCCGGACGCCGCTGCGGTTCCTGTGAGGGCGGTGAACTCTTCGACGTCCTGGGACACGACAGAATCGGCCATCGTTTGGCCAATGCATTACTCAGAGCAGGTATCGATAATATCGAACTCCTGTCCAGTTTCTCCGCGCGCCAGCTTCGCGATCTGGATGGCATCGGCGCCGTGAGCGCGCATCACACGCTCAATCGTCTGCACTCCGCACCGAACGAAAGGCGATCGTGA
- a CDS encoding serine hydrolase domain-containing protein has protein sequence MLHPTPAPSGEERSKIRRVLEDRLTALARAHRVPGAQLAVHGGGSTLAVQTGVRDADTGEPFTADTAVPIGSVTKAYTATVVMLLVADGDVELDDRLGDHVPELRRAGPPCTVRQVLSHTAGLPSGPDSDQVASVTAARYLLDHCTDRTLVMPPGTDFSYSNAGYVAAGRLIETVTGMSWQEAVRSILLAPLGTVPSFIGVAGPPHRPTARGHSANTATGRTMPVRQNLAPAEAAAGALRAGALDLVALGRAHLGDGSPGLLSRELAEEMRRPVPGADPGVLADGWGLGWALFRRGEALWFGHDGNAQGTCCHLRADPATGAVVAFTANAGSGTGLWDELTGVLEETTGIRVPATPAPRRPATPMAATSQCTGIYLNGDIEYQVTIGDGGGLALSVDGDLPAPLVCHEDLTCDLVDPSTGRRIPGGRFVRDPRTGAVDRIQLSGRMARKSALV, from the coding sequence GTGTTACATCCGACCCCGGCGCCGTCCGGCGAGGAGCGGTCGAAGATACGCCGCGTCCTCGAGGACCGCCTGACCGCCCTGGCCCGCGCCCATCGGGTGCCCGGGGCCCAACTCGCCGTGCACGGCGGCGGTTCGACGCTCGCCGTGCAGACCGGCGTACGGGACGCGGACACCGGGGAGCCGTTCACCGCCGACACCGCCGTGCCGATCGGCTCCGTCACCAAGGCGTACACCGCGACCGTGGTGATGCTCCTGGTCGCCGACGGCGATGTGGAGCTGGACGACCGGCTCGGCGACCATGTGCCGGAGCTGCGGCGGGCCGGTCCGCCGTGCACGGTGCGCCAGGTGCTCAGCCACACCGCGGGGCTGCCGTCCGGGCCCGACTCCGACCAGGTGGCCTCGGTGACCGCCGCCCGCTATCTGCTGGACCACTGCACCGACCGCACCCTGGTGATGCCCCCGGGGACAGACTTCTCCTACTCCAACGCGGGCTATGTGGCGGCGGGCCGGCTGATCGAGACGGTCACCGGAATGAGCTGGCAGGAGGCCGTGCGGTCGATCCTGCTCGCTCCGCTGGGCACCGTGCCGTCCTTCATCGGCGTGGCCGGCCCCCCGCACCGGCCCACGGCGCGCGGCCACTCGGCCAACACGGCGACGGGCCGGACCATGCCGGTACGGCAGAACCTCGCCCCCGCCGAGGCCGCGGCCGGGGCGCTGCGGGCCGGGGCGCTCGATCTGGTGGCGCTGGGCCGGGCCCATCTGGGCGACGGCTCCCCGGGGCTGCTGTCCCGCGAGCTGGCCGAGGAGATGCGCCGGCCCGTGCCCGGCGCCGACCCCGGTGTGCTGGCCGACGGCTGGGGGCTGGGGTGGGCGCTCTTCCGGCGCGGCGAGGCGCTGTGGTTCGGGCACGACGGCAACGCCCAGGGCACCTGCTGCCACCTGAGGGCCGACCCCGCCACGGGGGCGGTGGTGGCCTTCACCGCCAACGCGGGCAGCGGCACCGGGCTGTGGGACGAACTGACCGGCGTCCTCGAGGAGACCACCGGCATCCGGGTACCCGCCACCCCGGCCCCGCGCCGCCCGGCCACCCCCATGGCCGCGACCTCGCAGTGCACCGGCATCTACCTCAACGGCGACATCGAGTACCAGGTGACCATCGGCGACGGCGGCGGCCTCGCCCTGTCCGTGGACGGCGACCTCCCCGCGCCACTGGTCTGCCACGAGGACCTCACCTGCGATCTGGTGGACCCGTCCACCGGACGCCGGATTCCCGGCGGACGCTTCGTCCGCGATCCGCGGACCGGCGCCGTCGACCGGATTCAGCTCTCCGGCCGGATGGCCCGGAAAAGCGCCCTGGTCTGA